One window of the Rufibacter radiotolerans genome contains the following:
- a CDS encoding dienelactone hydrolase family protein translates to MAKSFYAFLLFSFFFMNQLSAQKQQIKTQLVEYKDGSTTLEGYLAYDASLKGKRPGVLVVHEWNGINDYTKKRCEQLAKMGYVAFAADIYGKGIRPKSPQESGAEAGKYKSNNPLLRQRVTAGLAQLKKQPTVNPAKVAAIGYCFGGYTALELARSGADLAGVVSFHGNLGTTVPVTAGKMKAKVLVAHGAIDPYVPQKEVDAFFKEMNEAKVDYQFIAYSNAVHSFTNPESGNDNSKGAAYNATADRRSWEAMKTFFAEIFK, encoded by the coding sequence ATGGCAAAGTCCTTCTATGCGTTTTTACTGTTTTCCTTTTTTTTTATGAACCAGCTTTCGGCCCAGAAACAGCAGATCAAAACCCAACTGGTAGAATACAAAGACGGCTCCACTACCCTGGAGGGCTATCTGGCCTATGACGCCTCTTTGAAAGGCAAGCGCCCGGGCGTGCTGGTAGTGCACGAGTGGAACGGCATTAATGATTACACCAAAAAACGGTGCGAGCAACTGGCCAAAATGGGCTACGTGGCCTTTGCCGCTGATATCTACGGCAAAGGTATCAGGCCCAAGTCGCCGCAGGAATCTGGTGCCGAGGCCGGAAAATACAAAAGCAACAATCCCCTGCTGCGCCAACGCGTGACCGCAGGCCTGGCCCAACTCAAGAAGCAACCCACGGTGAATCCTGCCAAGGTGGCTGCCATTGGCTATTGTTTTGGCGGGTACACTGCCCTGGAGCTGGCCCGCAGCGGCGCCGACCTGGCCGGGGTAGTGAGTTTCCATGGCAACCTGGGCACCACGGTACCGGTGACAGCCGGCAAAATGAAGGCAAAGGTATTGGTCGCCCACGGCGCCATTGACCCCTATGTGCCCCAGAAAGAGGTAGACGCTTTCTTCAAAGAAATGAACGAGGCCAAGGTAGACTATCAGTTCATTGCCTACAGCAACGCGGTGCACTCCTTCACCAACCCGGAGTCCGGGAATGACAACAGCAAAGGCGCCGCCTACAACGCCACCGCCGACCGCCGGTCCTGGGAGGCCATGAAAACTTTCTTTGCGGAGATATTCAAGTAA